One window of the bacterium genome contains the following:
- the rplS gene encoding 50S ribosomal protein L19 — protein sequence MSVMEKIEKEQMRFDAPDFRPGDTVRVHVKIREAGKERVQVFEGVVVRRRGGGSRATFTVRKVSYGVGVERTFPVHSPMVEFIELVQRGKVRRSRIYYLRQLHGKAARIQERRTL from the coding sequence ATGTCCGTTATGGAGAAGATCGAAAAAGAACAGATGCGTTTTGATGCTCCGGATTTCCGGCCAGGGGACACGGTCAGGGTGCATGTGAAGATCCGGGAAGCTGGCAAGGAACGTGTGCAGGTTTTTGAAGGCGTGGTGGTGCGCAGAAGAGGTGGTGGTTCCCGAGCCACCTTCACGGTAAGAAAGGTTTCTTATGGAGTGGGCGTGGAGAGGACCTTCCCGGTTCATTCTCCTATGGTGGAGTTCATAGAGCTGGTTCAAAGAGGAAAGGTAAGGAGATCCAGGATTTACTACCTCAGACAGCTTCACGGCAAGGCTGCCAGGATACAGGAGCGAAGGACTCTTTAA
- a CDS encoding 4Fe-4S dicluster domain-containing protein, which yields MKWSPQAEQAVQKVPFFVRKRVRRRVEEYAFQEGASQVELEHVLACQRRFLERMEEEVRGYQVETCFGPTGCPNRAVVAEDMASKLERLLQDKGIREFLARKVGGPLKLHHEFRISLSDCPNSCSRPQIADVGLVGCTKPLVSLTACEGCQACVQVCKEQAIQLDSRGPVLDPHGCLGCGQCIKACPSGTLQEGPTGYRILVGGKLGRHPRLATEVPGVHPVGGIPQMVERIVDLYMKESRGGERLGEIVERKGWQGFLDELLKGQV from the coding sequence ATGAAATGGAGTCCCCAGGCAGAGCAAGCCGTGCAGAAGGTGCCCTTTTTTGTACGCAAGAGGGTTCGCAGGCGAGTAGAGGAATATGCCTTCCAGGAAGGGGCATCGCAGGTGGAGCTGGAGCACGTGCTGGCCTGTCAGAGAAGGTTTCTGGAGCGGATGGAAGAGGAGGTCAGGGGCTACCAGGTGGAAACCTGCTTTGGTCCCACAGGCTGCCCCAATAGGGCAGTAGTGGCAGAAGACATGGCTTCCAAGCTGGAAAGGCTCTTGCAAGACAAGGGTATCAGGGAATTCCTGGCCCGAAAGGTGGGTGGCCCCTTGAAGCTGCATCACGAGTTCAGGATCTCCCTGTCCGATTGCCCCAATTCCTGCTCAAGACCCCAAATAGCCGACGTGGGGCTTGTGGGCTGCACAAAGCCCCTGGTCTCACTCACGGCATGTGAGGGATGTCAGGCTTGCGTGCAAGTCTGTAAAGAACAGGCCATTCAACTAGACTCCAGGGGCCCTGTCTTGGATCCCCATGGATGTCTTGGCTGCGGACAGTGCATCAAGGCATGTCCCAGTGGTACCCTGCAGGAGGGCCCCACGGGATACAGGATCCTGGTGGGTGGAAAACTGGGCAGACATCCAAGGCTTGCCACCGAGGTCCCAGGGGTTCACCCTGTAGGGGGAATCCCGCAAATGGTGGAGAGGATAGTGGATCTCTATATGAAAGAGTCCCGAGGAGGAGAGAGATTGGGAGAGATAGTGGAGAGGAAAGGTTGGCAGGGATTTCTGGATGAGCTTTTGAAAGGGCAAGTGTGA
- a CDS encoding multiheme c-type cytochrome, translated as MQLPKVQRRISAPNVDDSLGSVAVGCAECHMLRPDSHPDSFEHNGFRIHTVVSPADCATCHPVEAEQFQQNIMSHAYGNLNANPLFQLLASSINGVHCLGPRGLVQNAQDPLTQADSCLSCHGTKVEVKGFQNRATTMGEMHFPILSGWPNQGVGRINPDASMGSCAACHTRHAFSIEEARKPHTCSQCHQGPDVPAFPVYKISKHGSIYEAKGAKWNFQQVPWRIGKDFTAPTCATCHVSLLADPDGEVLMERTHRMNDRLPWRLFGLVYSHPHPQSPDTTRIINKGGLPLPTELTGEPVDLFLISPQELGTRRKNMQEVCLNCHSSPWVEKHFEKLENTLITTNQVTLAATKILEQAWQQGLASQENPFDEPIERRWVQQWLFFANSTRFASAMGGADYGVFANGRWDLSRNLVEMWESLRRASSEHPPRQP; from the coding sequence ATGCAATTGCCCAAAGTTCAAAGACGCATTTCCGCCCCGAATGTGGATGATTCCCTAGGGTCGGTGGCAGTGGGGTGCGCCGAGTGTCACATGCTCAGACCAGATAGCCATCCCGACTCCTTTGAACACAACGGATTTCGCATTCACACAGTGGTTTCCCCTGCAGACTGCGCCACTTGTCATCCTGTGGAAGCAGAACAATTCCAGCAGAACATAATGTCCCACGCATACGGAAATTTGAACGCCAACCCACTTTTCCAGCTCCTGGCCAGCTCCATCAATGGAGTGCACTGCTTGGGCCCCAGGGGGCTTGTTCAAAATGCCCAAGACCCTTTGACCCAGGCTGACTCATGTCTTTCTTGTCACGGCACCAAGGTTGAAGTCAAAGGATTCCAGAATCGCGCTACCACCATGGGTGAGATGCACTTCCCAATTCTTTCTGGATGGCCCAACCAGGGGGTAGGCAGGATCAACCCTGACGCAAGCATGGGATCCTGTGCAGCTTGTCACACCAGGCATGCCTTCTCCATAGAAGAAGCCAGGAAACCCCATACCTGCTCCCAGTGCCATCAAGGCCCTGATGTGCCGGCCTTCCCGGTTTACAAGATAAGCAAACATGGAAGTATTTATGAAGCCAAGGGTGCCAAGTGGAATTTCCAGCAAGTCCCATGGCGCATAGGGAAAGATTTTACTGCCCCCACCTGCGCCACCTGCCATGTGAGCCTCCTGGCTGACCCTGATGGTGAGGTGCTCATGGAGCGAACACATCGCATGAATGACAGGCTGCCATGGCGCCTCTTTGGTCTGGTTTACTCCCACCCTCACCCCCAGAGCCCAGACACCACAAGGATCATAAACAAAGGCGGTCTTCCCCTGCCCACAGAACTCACGGGAGAGCCTGTGGATCTGTTTTTGATCAGCCCTCAAGAACTAGGTACAAGACGCAAGAACATGCAGGAGGTCTGCCTTAATTGTCACTCAAGCCCCTGGGTGGAAAAACACTTTGAGAAGTTGGAGAATACTTTAATCACCACCAACCAGGTGACCTTGGCAGCCACAAAAATCCTTGAGCAGGCCTGGCAGCAGGGGCTTGCATCCCAAGAAAATCCATTTGATGAACCCATAGAGAGAAGATGGGTTCAGCAATGGCTCTTCTTTGCCAATTCCACCAGGTTCGCATCGGCTATGGGGGGAGCCGACTACGGGGTTTTTGCAAACGGCCGATGGGATCTCTCCAGGAACCTGGTTGAAATGTGGGAAAGCTTGAGGCGGGCCTCTTCAGAGCATCCCCCAAGGCAGCCTTAA
- a CDS encoding TIGR02757 family protein, with amino-acid sequence MKPCLARKLCSRHSEAGGISTRDESLRVFLEELYCRINRREFVHPDPLEFLYDYANPLDREVAGLVAASLAYGRVAQILRNVSHVLQLLGPSPRQLILDSRERDLKLLLSGFKHRFTSGEKLAAFLWGVGRIIRQEGSLGECFSMRISHGHSSTIPALCGWMAQLNCASRGLASQVLSSPWGGSCCKRLHLYLRWMVRQDEVDPGGWQGVDPSQLIVPLDVHMHRVGMILGFTTRRQPDLAAALEITDGFRRVCPEDPVKYDFALTRPGIWGQAESFWRERRFVDGISGLQRPHRW; translated from the coding sequence ATGAAGCCCTGCTTGGCCAGAAAGCTCTGTAGCAGGCATTCAGAAGCTGGAGGTATCTCCACAAGGGATGAATCCCTAAGAGTCTTCCTGGAAGAGCTATATTGCCGAATCAACCGCAGGGAGTTTGTTCATCCTGATCCCCTGGAGTTCCTTTATGATTACGCCAATCCTCTGGATCGGGAAGTGGCAGGCCTGGTGGCAGCCTCCTTGGCCTATGGGAGAGTGGCACAGATCTTAAGAAATGTGAGCCATGTGCTCCAGCTCTTGGGACCTTCACCCAGGCAGCTCATCCTTGACTCCAGAGAAAGGGATCTAAAGCTTCTCCTGTCAGGATTTAAACACAGGTTTACCAGCGGTGAGAAACTGGCAGCATTTCTGTGGGGAGTTGGCAGGATCATAAGACAAGAGGGTTCCCTGGGTGAATGTTTCAGCATGCGCATATCCCATGGGCACAGCAGCACAATTCCTGCCCTTTGCGGGTGGATGGCTCAACTGAACTGTGCCTCAAGGGGCTTGGCCTCTCAGGTACTTTCCTCGCCTTGGGGCGGGAGCTGCTGCAAGAGACTTCATCTGTACCTTAGGTGGATGGTCAGGCAAGACGAAGTGGACCCTGGTGGTTGGCAAGGGGTGGATCCATCCCAGCTCATAGTGCCTCTGGATGTGCACATGCACCGGGTGGGCATGATCTTGGGCTTCACAACAAGAAGGCAGCCTGATCTGGCGGCTGCCTTGGAGATCACAGATGGTTTCAGGCGTGTTTGCCCAGAGGATCCTGTCAAGTACGATTTTGCTTTGACCCGTCCTGGTATCTGGGGACAGGCCGAAAGCTTCTGGAGAGAAAGGAGATTTGTGGATGGAATTTCTGGACTTCAACGTCCTCATAGGTGGTGA
- a CDS encoding GNAT family N-acetyltransferase yields the protein MIVDMLVPLFCLPDPGASLASLACIGIQVRRARTREEEALVSWVAKNFSRAWASECRVAMSRMPPACFVALQEDELVGFACFEASHKGFFGPMGVLEKHRMKGIGKALALCALKAMAETGYEYGIIGEVGPVEFYEKVLHATVIPCSVNRLGASKRIQGQAVQSSDRLQIKGIGED from the coding sequence ATGATAGTGGATATGCTGGTGCCTTTGTTTTGTCTTCCGGATCCAGGAGCAAGCCTCGCTTCCTTGGCTTGTATCGGGATACAGGTGCGCAGGGCCAGAACAAGGGAAGAGGAAGCACTGGTGTCCTGGGTGGCCAAGAACTTCTCCCGAGCTTGGGCATCGGAATGTCGGGTTGCCATGAGTAGGATGCCGCCTGCTTGCTTCGTGGCTTTGCAAGAAGATGAGCTGGTGGGCTTTGCCTGCTTCGAGGCATCTCACAAGGGGTTTTTTGGGCCCATGGGGGTCCTGGAAAAGCACAGGATGAAAGGAATAGGGAAGGCCTTGGCTCTTTGCGCCTTGAAAGCAATGGCCGAGACAGGTTATGAATATGGAATCATAGGAGAGGTAGGACCTGTGGAGTTCTATGAAAAGGTGCTCCACGCAACTGTAATACCCTGCTCGGTGAACCGCTTGGGAGCTTCAAAAAGAATTCAGGGACAAGCTGTACAAAGCTCAGATAGGCTCCAGATCAAAGGCATTGGGGAGGATTAA
- a CDS encoding YraN family protein, whose translation MVLAMDLEGSGPSLGSQGEAAAAEALRGRGYKILERNYRCALGELDLVALQGKTLVFVEVKSGLASAIFPRERVDFRKRRKLVQVAMYYLKEKRMEGVSARFDVVEVDFPAQGGNPRVLILPNAFDLEPI comes from the coding sequence ATGGTGCTAGCAATGGATCTTGAGGGATCTGGCCCCTCATTAGGGTCCCAAGGCGAGGCTGCGGCTGCTGAGGCCCTCAGAGGCCGAGGCTATAAGATTCTGGAGCGCAATTACAGATGTGCTCTGGGGGAGCTAGACCTGGTGGCACTTCAGGGCAAGACTCTGGTCTTCGTGGAGGTCAAAAGCGGTCTTGCCAGTGCTATTTTCCCCCGGGAACGGGTGGATTTCAGGAAACGCCGCAAACTTGTACAGGTGGCCATGTATTACCTCAAGGAAAAGAGAATGGAAGGAGTCAGCGCTCGTTTTGACGTGGTGGAAGTGGATTTCCCTGCCCAAGGCGGCAATCCAAGGGTCTTAATCCTCCCCAATGCCTTTGATCTGGAGCCTATCTGA
- a CDS encoding Crp/Fnr family transcriptional regulator — protein MDMVHHIASTPLFQGLSREHLEQMALAALEQVFEKGQLIFSEGEDCAGFYLVLSGRVKVFKLSSEGKEQILHILGPGEPLGEVAVFSEESFPAGAQAMEKSRLLFFPKDSLVEMIRRDPSVALKMLGVLSKRLRKFTRLIEDLSLKEVPGRLAAYLLEKESSIGGKGNSFSLEIPKAQLASLLGTIPETLSRILARMAAEELIQLNGTRGFRILDHRGLQELAQGLRRLS, from the coding sequence ATGGACATGGTTCACCACATAGCCTCGACCCCACTTTTTCAGGGGCTCTCCAGAGAGCACCTTGAACAGATGGCCCTGGCAGCCCTGGAACAGGTCTTTGAGAAAGGGCAGTTGATCTTTTCCGAAGGGGAAGATTGCGCTGGTTTTTACCTGGTGCTAAGTGGGAGGGTAAAGGTATTCAAGCTCTCTTCTGAAGGCAAGGAGCAGATCCTGCATATCTTGGGCCCTGGGGAGCCTTTGGGGGAGGTGGCGGTCTTCTCAGAAGAGAGTTTTCCGGCCGGGGCTCAGGCCATGGAGAAAAGCAGACTTCTTTTTTTTCCCAAAGACTCCCTTGTGGAGATGATCCGAAGGGATCCTTCGGTGGCCTTGAAAATGCTTGGGGTCTTGTCCAAGAGGCTTCGCAAGTTCACCAGGCTCATAGAGGATCTATCCTTGAAGGAAGTTCCCGGCAGGCTGGCGGCCTACCTTCTGGAAAAGGAGAGTTCCATAGGCGGCAAAGGCAATTCCTTTAGCCTGGAGATCCCCAAGGCTCAGTTGGCTAGCCTCTTGGGCACAATACCCGAGACCCTCTCCAGGATATTGGCCAGGATGGCTGCAGAAGAACTGATCCAATTAAATGGCACCAGAGGCTTCCGCATCCTGGACCATAGAGGTCTCCAAGAGCTGGCTCAAGGCTTAAGGAGGCTGTCCTGA
- a CDS encoding cysteine desulfurase family protein gives MIYLDYNATTPVDQRVLDAMLPYFREHFGNPSSGHGQGRAAREALERARQKVASLLGADVSEIIFTSGGSESNNTVIQGVANAFKGKRRHVVTAQCEHPSVLEPCRALEADGVEVTYLPVDSHCLVDPQEVRKALKPHTILITIMHANNEVGTIQPISEIGRIAREAGVLFHTDAAQSVGMIPLDVREMGVDFVTIAGHKLYAPKGVGALFMREGVVLPPLIMGASQERGRRAGTQSVPLVVALGEACELASMLLPEEMNRIKGLRDELQKRLEQVAPGLALNGHPEQRLPNTLNVSFKGVSGAVLLRELNDICASVGSACHDGSGEISPVLRAMGLTEQRAMGAVRFSLGRWTTQEDVTLTVEAVKHWVSRRNKGIKGWISRLWRRS, from the coding sequence ATGATTTATTTGGATTATAACGCTACCACGCCCGTGGACCAGAGAGTCTTGGATGCCATGTTGCCTTATTTCAGGGAGCATTTCGGTAACCCCAGCAGCGGCCATGGCCAAGGAAGGGCGGCCAGGGAGGCCCTGGAGAGGGCAAGACAAAAGGTGGCTTCCTTATTGGGGGCTGATGTTTCTGAGATCATTTTCACGAGCGGAGGAAGCGAATCCAACAACACAGTCATACAAGGTGTAGCCAATGCCTTCAAGGGCAAGAGAAGACATGTAGTAACTGCCCAGTGCGAGCACCCTTCTGTGCTGGAGCCCTGCCGGGCATTGGAGGCAGATGGAGTGGAGGTGACCTACCTTCCCGTTGACAGCCATTGCCTAGTGGACCCTCAGGAAGTGAGAAAGGCCTTGAAGCCTCATACCATCTTGATCACCATCATGCATGCCAACAACGAGGTGGGAACCATACAGCCCATTTCCGAAATAGGCCGCATTGCCCGGGAGGCAGGGGTGCTCTTTCACACCGATGCAGCACAAAGTGTGGGCATGATACCCTTAGACGTGAGGGAAATGGGAGTGGATTTTGTGACAATAGCAGGCCACAAGCTCTACGCGCCCAAGGGTGTGGGAGCCCTCTTCATGCGGGAGGGTGTGGTGCTTCCTCCCCTCATCATGGGGGCCTCCCAGGAGAGAGGAAGGAGAGCAGGCACCCAAAGCGTGCCTTTGGTGGTGGCTCTGGGAGAAGCATGTGAGTTGGCATCCATGTTATTGCCAGAGGAGATGAATCGCATAAAAGGGCTAAGGGATGAATTGCAAAAAAGATTGGAGCAAGTGGCCCCTGGTCTTGCTCTCAACGGTCATCCTGAACAAAGACTTCCCAATACCTTGAACGTGTCCTTCAAAGGTGTTTCAGGTGCAGTGCTCCTAAGGGAACTCAATGATATATGCGCCTCAGTGGGCTCTGCCTGCCACGATGGATCAGGGGAGATCTCTCCGGTGCTTCGTGCCATGGGCCTGACAGAGCAAAGGGCCATGGGGGCTGTGCGCTTTAGCCTGGGCAGATGGACAACCCAGGAAGATGTAACTCTCACTGTGGAGGCCGTGAAGCATTGGGTTTCAAGGAGAAACAAGGGCATAAAGGGCTGGATCTCCAGACTCTGGAGAAGATCTTGA
- a CDS encoding 2-oxoacid:acceptor oxidoreductase subunit alpha: MEFLDFNVLIGGEAGQGLQTVGEAFSRALVRSGYRIHVTQTYESRVRGGHNVFAIRFGAKEVLAPTEKVDLLVALNGETLFLHRQEMAPGGQALADEAWEIPEGISAVRAPYKSLSGNGFANTVAMGVAGALLRIREEVLAGALEQILGKGKASLAEANRRVLSSAYRWSKEHCTELEVPSPGAQAVPRIVLNGHEAVGLGAISAGVRFCAYYPMSPSTSVAMTLVQWSKEMSIIVEQAEDEIAAINMAIGASFAGLPSLVPTSGGGFALMVEAVSLAAVSETPVVILIGQRPGPATGLATRTEQADLEFVLHAGHGEFPRAVFAPGSIEECFHLTRKAVELAEKYQGPVFILTDHFLADSYRDVEPFEVEDLDCVLPGEEPGAIPEGGYARYAITPSGVSPRLLPGVSRHLVVADSHEHTEKGHITEDLSLRPKMVEKRLRKYQGLAQEVVPPSFSGPQDPELLLVGWGSTKGALQEAASLLSRAGRKTSVLHFSQVWPLVDAQFLERLKQAKTTVCVEGNATGQLARLIRRETGFKFPMQVSRYDGLPMTPEYILARLARQ; this comes from the coding sequence ATGGAATTTCTGGACTTCAACGTCCTCATAGGTGGTGAAGCTGGTCAGGGGCTTCAGACAGTGGGGGAAGCCTTTAGCAGAGCTTTGGTCAGATCAGGCTATAGAATCCATGTGACCCAGACCTATGAATCAAGGGTAAGGGGCGGCCACAATGTGTTTGCCATAAGATTTGGAGCCAAGGAGGTCCTGGCGCCAACAGAAAAGGTGGATTTGCTGGTGGCCCTCAACGGGGAGACCCTTTTTCTGCACCGCCAAGAGATGGCCCCTGGTGGTCAGGCTCTGGCCGATGAGGCCTGGGAAATCCCTGAGGGCATCTCTGCTGTAAGAGCACCTTACAAGAGCCTCAGCGGAAATGGCTTTGCCAACACGGTTGCCATGGGAGTGGCAGGGGCCCTGCTGAGGATTAGGGAGGAAGTCCTGGCAGGGGCTTTGGAGCAAATACTGGGCAAAGGCAAGGCCAGTTTAGCAGAGGCAAACCGAAGGGTTCTTTCCTCGGCCTATAGGTGGAGCAAAGAACATTGCACAGAGCTGGAGGTACCCAGCCCCGGCGCCCAGGCTGTGCCCAGAATAGTCTTGAACGGCCACGAGGCTGTTGGACTTGGGGCCATCTCCGCAGGAGTCCGTTTTTGCGCTTACTACCCCATGAGTCCCTCCACCTCTGTGGCCATGACCCTGGTCCAGTGGTCCAAGGAAATGTCCATAATAGTGGAACAAGCCGAGGACGAGATAGCAGCCATAAACATGGCCATAGGGGCCTCTTTTGCAGGCCTACCAAGCTTGGTCCCCACCTCGGGAGGGGGATTCGCATTGATGGTGGAGGCGGTGAGTCTGGCAGCAGTAAGCGAGACCCCAGTGGTCATACTCATAGGGCAAAGACCTGGTCCGGCCACCGGCCTGGCCACCAGGACCGAGCAGGCAGATCTGGAATTTGTGCTCCATGCAGGACACGGAGAATTCCCCAGGGCGGTTTTTGCCCCTGGCAGCATAGAGGAATGTTTTCACCTCACCAGAAAGGCTGTGGAACTGGCCGAGAAATACCAGGGGCCTGTTTTCATACTCACAGATCATTTTCTGGCAGACTCGTACAGAGATGTGGAGCCCTTTGAAGTGGAAGACCTGGATTGTGTGTTACCAGGGGAGGAACCTGGGGCGATCCCCGAGGGAGGATACGCCCGTTATGCCATTACTCCCTCAGGGGTCTCCCCGAGGCTGCTCCCGGGTGTTTCAAGGCACCTGGTGGTGGCCGACAGCCACGAGCACACTGAAAAGGGCCACATCACAGAGGACTTGAGCCTAAGGCCCAAGATGGTGGAAAAAAGACTTCGTAAATACCAGGGCCTGGCCCAGGAAGTGGTACCTCCCAGCTTCTCGGGTCCCCAGGATCCGGAATTGCTGTTGGTGGGCTGGGGATCCACCAAGGGGGCACTTCAGGAGGCTGCTTCTTTGTTGAGCCGGGCTGGCCGTAAAACTTCGGTTCTTCACTTCTCCCAGGTTTGGCCTCTGGTGGATGCACAATTCTTGGAGAGGCTCAAACAAGCAAAGACCACCGTTTGCGTGGAGGGAAATGCCACAGGCCAGCTGGCCAGATTGATCCGAAGAGAGACAGGCTTTAAGTTTCCCATGCAAGTCTCCAGGTACGATGGGCTTCCCATGACGCCTGAATACATCCTGGCCAGATTGGCAAGGCAGTGA
- a CDS encoding ribonuclease HII: MVRPKQLRLLEKASLQQEPWALDELIRTRGFSPLAGVDEAGRGPLAGPVVAAAVMFPPGTRLQGLRDSKLLSPSQRELLYQEILKVAICWGVGVVEAQEIDRINIAEATRRAMEEAVSRLEVQPKMVLVDGIMGIRHHALQMTLIKGDQRSHCVSAASVVAKVTRDRLMAVYHEQYPHYNFRKHKGYATKEHLAAIRNHGMCPIHRRTFHSRSLLQTNGASNGS; this comes from the coding sequence GTGGTAAGGCCCAAGCAGCTGAGGCTTCTGGAGAAAGCCAGCTTGCAGCAGGAGCCGTGGGCTCTGGACGAGCTTATCAGGACAAGGGGATTCTCTCCTCTGGCAGGAGTGGACGAGGCCGGTAGAGGACCCCTGGCCGGGCCGGTGGTGGCAGCTGCTGTGATGTTTCCCCCTGGGACCAGGCTCCAAGGTCTTCGTGACTCCAAGCTCCTTAGCCCCTCACAGAGGGAGTTGCTTTACCAGGAGATTCTCAAGGTGGCCATCTGTTGGGGGGTAGGGGTTGTGGAGGCCCAAGAGATAGACCGCATCAACATCGCCGAGGCCACCCGAAGAGCCATGGAAGAGGCCGTGTCCAGGCTGGAAGTTCAGCCCAAAATGGTTCTGGTGGACGGCATCATGGGCATAAGACACCATGCCTTGCAAATGACCTTGATAAAAGGGGATCAAAGAAGCCATTGTGTCTCTGCGGCTTCAGTTGTGGCCAAGGTCACCCGGGACAGGCTCATGGCCGTTTATCATGAGCAATACCCCCATTATAATTTCCGCAAACACAAGGGATATGCCACAAAGGAGCACCTGGCGGCCATCAGAAACCATGGCATGTGTCCCATCCACAGAAGAACTTTTCACAGCAGGAGTCTCCTCCAGACAAATGGTGCTAGCAATGGATCTTGA
- a CDS encoding 50S ribosomal protein L11 methyltransferase, producing the protein MQPNSPSCLETVKIQLVASAQAACLLAPLLAELGNRGVQFRFLGNGTWELSTCLEQKGFKPARLGRLKHMANCISSHLGDVRLSWEKQQLSKWPPRAHKRFFGPFQVTPRLWVGPPGTSVEMGPNQSLLELETGQAKHCGLEPQCCTSLSLLDELLSKERIRNALDIKAGTALFSMAAALWGVEGVLALDQEPHAVRIARKNIKRNLLGARIKVRCAPVWSSGGTYDLVMAVASPKILSRQMPHILRRLGQDGWLLLGGLRYREVDEFLSSWCAALSLESRKRQLWWESLLLRRRGQIP; encoded by the coding sequence ATGCAGCCCAATTCCCCCTCTTGCCTGGAGACCGTTAAAATACAGCTTGTGGCTTCAGCTCAGGCTGCCTGTCTTTTGGCCCCCTTGCTGGCTGAGCTGGGCAACAGGGGAGTTCAGTTCCGCTTCTTGGGAAATGGTACATGGGAGCTTTCCACATGCTTGGAGCAAAAGGGGTTCAAGCCAGCACGGCTGGGCCGCTTGAAGCATATGGCAAACTGTATTTCCAGCCACTTGGGAGATGTGCGGCTAAGTTGGGAAAAACAGCAATTAAGCAAATGGCCGCCCAGAGCTCACAAACGATTTTTTGGACCCTTTCAGGTGACCCCAAGACTCTGGGTGGGACCACCAGGCACAAGTGTGGAAATGGGTCCCAACCAGAGTCTCTTGGAGCTGGAGACAGGCCAGGCAAAGCACTGCGGCCTGGAACCTCAATGCTGCACATCCCTGTCCCTTCTGGATGAGCTTCTATCCAAGGAGAGGATCAGAAATGCACTGGATATCAAAGCAGGAACAGCCCTCTTCTCCATGGCCGCAGCCCTTTGGGGTGTGGAGGGAGTTTTGGCCCTGGACCAGGAGCCCCATGCGGTCCGGATCGCTCGCAAGAACATAAAGAGAAATCTGCTTGGAGCCAGGATAAAGGTCAGGTGCGCTCCTGTCTGGAGCTCAGGAGGAACTTACGATCTGGTCATGGCAGTTGCCTCACCCAAAATCTTAAGCAGGCAGATGCCACACATTTTGAGAAGGCTGGGACAGGACGGCTGGCTGCTTCTGGGAGGCCTCAGGTATAGAGAGGTGGATGAGTTCCTCTCCAGTTGGTGTGCTGCTCTTTCACTGGAGAGCAGAAAGAGACAACTGTGGTGGGAATCCCTCCTCTTGAGACGCAGGGGGCAGATTCCATGA
- a CDS encoding thiamine pyrophosphate-dependent enzyme, which yields MVNIEQYGDYKTSWCPGCGNFPILKALKEALVGLDLEPHQVLFVSGIGQAAKAPHYINGNVFNGLHGRSLPVATGAKLANPGLVVVVESGDGCMYGEGGNHFLAAIRRNIDLTVLVHNNQVYGLTKGQASPTSAQGFVTRAQPDGVFSSPFNPIAVAVALQAGFVARSFAGMGEHLVEMIQRGIRHRGLALIDILQPCVSFNHVNTYDWYRKRCKPIGPEHDPRDWEKAMALSLKWGEEIPVGVIYQNDRPAFEEHFAVLKEAPLLGRKVDKRALEHILEHYA from the coding sequence ATGGTAAACATAGAGCAGTACGGGGATTATAAGACATCCTGGTGTCCTGGTTGCGGAAACTTTCCCATTCTGAAGGCCCTTAAGGAGGCCTTGGTGGGACTCGATTTGGAGCCACATCAGGTCCTTTTTGTATCAGGTATAGGGCAGGCGGCCAAGGCGCCACATTACATAAATGGAAATGTTTTCAATGGATTGCATGGTCGTTCCCTTCCTGTTGCCACAGGAGCCAAATTGGCCAATCCCGGCTTGGTGGTGGTGGTGGAAAGTGGAGACGGCTGCATGTACGGAGAAGGCGGGAACCACTTCCTGGCAGCCATAAGAAGGAACATAGACCTTACTGTGCTGGTGCACAATAACCAGGTTTATGGGCTCACAAAAGGGCAGGCCAGCCCCACATCAGCCCAAGGTTTTGTTACCAGAGCACAGCCGGATGGAGTGTTTTCAAGCCCTTTTAATCCCATAGCCGTGGCCGTGGCCCTGCAGGCCGGTTTTGTGGCCAGGTCCTTTGCAGGCATGGGAGAACATCTGGTGGAAATGATTCAGAGGGGAATCAGGCACAGGGGGCTTGCCCTCATAGACATTCTCCAGCCATGTGTTTCCTTCAATCACGTAAACACCTACGACTGGTACAGAAAGAGGTGTAAACCCATTGGCCCAGAACATGATCCCAGGGACTGGGAAAAGGCCATGGCCCTTTCCCTCAAGTGGGGGGAAGAAATACCCGTGGGCGTGATCTACCAGAATGACCGACCAGCCTTTGAGGAGCATTTTGCAGTTCTCAAAGAGGCCCCTCTTCTGGGCAGAAAGGTGGATAAGAGAGCTCTTGAACATATTCTGGAACACTACGCCTGA